A genome region from Pseudomonas anguilliseptica includes the following:
- a CDS encoding LysR family transcriptional regulator, translating into MDRLTATRVFVEVVERGSQTAAADALEMSRAMVSRYLGELETWVGARLLHRTTRKLSLTGAGEQLLGQCREMLAMADAMQSVSRTDEAAPRGTLRIACSQSLAQAWLVHALDDFTRLYPQVSIDLLVGSQAVNLVEARIDLALRITNQLDPNLIARQLAVCRSVVCATPAYLARHGTPLRPEALAQHNCLSYAYFGRSIWEFSRAGEPHAVAVSGNLSANESMVLLEATLADMGISLQPRYSVSAHLRSGALVQLLPDYEPQQLGIHALYGTRRQMPPALRALLDFLIERFADRPDWDL; encoded by the coding sequence ATGGATCGCCTGACGGCAACTAGGGTCTTTGTCGAAGTGGTGGAGCGCGGCAGTCAGACCGCCGCCGCTGATGCGCTGGAGATGTCGCGGGCGATGGTGTCGCGTTACCTCGGCGAGCTGGAAACCTGGGTCGGCGCGCGCCTGCTGCACCGCACCACGCGCAAGCTGAGCCTGACCGGTGCCGGCGAGCAGTTGCTCGGTCAGTGCCGCGAGATGCTGGCCATGGCTGACGCCATGCAGAGCGTCAGTCGTACGGACGAGGCCGCGCCGCGCGGCACCCTGCGCATCGCCTGCAGCCAGTCGCTGGCCCAGGCCTGGCTGGTTCATGCGCTGGATGACTTCACCCGGCTGTATCCGCAGGTCAGTATCGACCTGCTGGTGGGCAGCCAGGCGGTCAATCTGGTGGAGGCGCGCATCGACCTGGCGTTGCGCATCACCAATCAGCTCGACCCCAACCTGATCGCCCGCCAGTTGGCGGTGTGTCGCTCGGTGGTGTGCGCCACCCCGGCGTATCTGGCCAGGCATGGCACGCCACTGCGGCCTGAGGCGCTGGCGCAGCACAACTGCCTGAGTTACGCCTATTTTGGCCGCAGCATCTGGGAGTTCAGCCGCGCCGGTGAGCCGCATGCCGTGGCGGTCAGCGGCAACCTCAGCGCCAATGAATCCATGGTGCTGCTGGAAGCCACACTGGCCGATATGGGCATCAGCCTGCAGCCGCGTTATTCAGTTAGCGCGCATTTGCGTTCCGGGGCGCTGGTGCAGTTGCTGCCTGACTACGAGCCGCAGCAATTGGGTATTCACGCCCTGTATGGCACGCGCCGGCAAATGCCGCCGGCACTGCGCGCGTTGCTGGATTTTCTGATTGAGCGGTTTGCGGACCGGCCGGACTGGGATCTGTAA
- a CDS encoding GNAT family N-acetyltransferase, producing MNPTPHLSHRPTAAADLAEIVGFPQNADELFFCYPKADWPLSIGQLAAAMAERRDSTVVLLDGRVAGFANFYQWHYDDHCALGNLMVAPWARGHGVAHYLVAVMEQLAREHYHAKRMQVSCFNTNSAGLLLYPKLGYTLSAVVERRDPKGQRVALIQFNKPL from the coding sequence ATGAACCCCACCCCACACCTCAGCCATCGTCCCACTGCGGCGGCTGACCTGGCCGAGATCGTCGGCTTTCCACAGAACGCCGATGAACTGTTCTTCTGCTACCCCAAGGCGGACTGGCCACTGAGCATCGGTCAGCTGGCCGCCGCCATGGCCGAACGCCGAGACAGCACGGTGGTGCTGCTCGATGGCCGAGTGGCTGGCTTTGCCAACTTCTACCAATGGCACTACGACGACCATTGCGCCCTCGGCAATCTGATGGTCGCCCCCTGGGCCCGTGGCCACGGCGTGGCGCACTATCTGGTGGCGGTGATGGAGCAGCTGGCGCGCGAGCATTACCACGCCAAACGCATGCAGGTGTCGTGCTTCAACACCAACAGCGCCGGCCTGCTGCTCTACCCAAAGCTCGGCTATACCCTCAGTGCCGTGGTCGAGCGCCGCGACCCCAAGGGCCAGCGCGTTGCGCTGATCCAGTTCAACAAACCGCTGTAG
- a CDS encoding DUF4136 domain-containing protein: MRASLLLLPLLLILSACQTPQLERDFDPNRDFAAYRSWSWQEPAVQYKPDDPRINSDLTGQRIRSAVSEQLDQRGLRPAPANSTGDLKVQVWMIVDNRQQQVSTHFGGAWGDPWGGSFWGGPSYVETRTLDYQVGTLQIDLLDGKDGKLVWRGSAEQVLRSRQPSPSERETAIRRTVADVLSQYPPR; this comes from the coding sequence ATGCGTGCATCACTGCTATTACTGCCTCTGCTGCTGATCCTCAGCGCATGCCAGACGCCGCAGTTGGAACGCGACTTCGACCCCAATCGGGATTTTGCTGCTTACCGCAGCTGGAGCTGGCAGGAACCGGCCGTGCAATACAAGCCCGACGACCCACGCATCAACAGTGATCTCACCGGCCAGCGCATTCGCAGCGCGGTCAGCGAGCAGCTCGACCAGCGCGGCTTGCGCCCCGCGCCAGCGAACAGCACAGGCGATCTCAAGGTGCAGGTGTGGATGATCGTCGACAATCGCCAGCAGCAGGTCAGCACCCACTTTGGCGGAGCCTGGGGTGACCCATGGGGCGGTAGTTTCTGGGGCGGCCCGAGTTATGTAGAAACCCGCACTCTGGACTATCAGGTCGGCACCCTGCAGATCGACCTGCTCGACGGCAAGGACGGCAAACTGGTCTGGCGTGGCAGCGCCGAACAGGTCCTGCGCAGCCGCCAGCCCAGCCCCAGCGAGCGCGAAACTGCAATACGCCGTACAGTCGCCGACGTATTAAGCCAATACCCGCCCCGCTGA
- a CDS encoding DUF4136 domain-containing protein: MKRLGALLLLTSLAACQSQNPYIADSKPMPPAPAHSPQQLDRSAYPAALRDYGRYRTWSWQQLPTGSAWASSEQVQEALSNALDQRGLRPHRAGNTSDLKVSAELRLEQRLRQVTEHYGSHYGHSRYGDEYGMWGSAPLVRSYTEEVMVVRIELYDGQDGQPVWSASAETLSNGSQSERAAALRNALQQALAAYPPH; encoded by the coding sequence ATGAAAAGACTGGGCGCCTTACTGCTCCTGACCAGCCTCGCGGCCTGCCAGAGCCAGAATCCCTATATTGCTGACAGCAAGCCAATGCCGCCGGCGCCCGCTCACTCGCCCCAGCAACTGGACCGCAGCGCCTACCCGGCAGCGCTACGCGACTACGGCCGCTACCGCACCTGGAGCTGGCAGCAGCTACCGACTGGCAGCGCCTGGGCCAGTTCCGAGCAGGTGCAGGAAGCGTTGAGCAATGCCCTCGACCAGCGCGGCCTGCGCCCGCATCGCGCCGGCAACACCAGCGACCTCAAGGTCAGCGCCGAACTGCGTTTGGAGCAGCGCCTACGCCAGGTCACTGAACACTATGGCAGCCATTACGGTCACAGCCGGTATGGCGATGAGTACGGCATGTGGGGTAGCGCGCCGCTGGTGCGCAGCTATACCGAAGAGGTCATGGTGGTGCGCATCGAACTGTACGACGGCCAGGATGGCCAACCCGTCTGGAGTGCCAGCGCCGAAACCCTCAGCAACGGCAGCCAGAGTGAACGCGCCGCCGCATTACGCAATGCGCTACAACAGGCCCTGGCGGCGTACCCGCCACACTGA